Proteins found in one Streptococcus iniae genomic segment:
- the essC gene encoding type VII secretion protein EssC — translation MTVKVFPQEILVWGNSDYQTHLTEKSSSDYAYYPGYPDFHRSPRLIYRASEDKITVNAPANEPNKPKDELIKLIIPPLVMISVSVLISIFRPRGLYILATMSMALVTIIFSVTGYFKNRKQYKIDLQDRIDNYHDYLSDKSIELNELARNQKQGQFYHYPTVDKLTEMATRYNHRIYEKTPLHFDFLYYRLGLGQVPTAYDIRYSQPERSGKKDPLEHEGYKLYEDNRTIDDMPIVANLSHGPVGYIGPRGLVLEQLQLMVNQLAFFHSYHDVQFITVVPEEEMDKWSWMRWLPHATLQGMNVRGFVYNQRSRDQVLNSLNQILKLRRAQREDKSAKEGTLFSPHYVVIVTDEKLILDHVIMEFFTEDPTYLGCSLIFVQDVMSSLSENIKTIINIKDRNIGQLVMEEGELKETDFELDHFPENYDKEKISRRLAPLNHLQNLKSSIPEAVTFMEMYGAEDFTDLKVEQRWESHAPYKSLSVPLGLRGQDDIVYLNLHEKAHGPHGLVAGTTGSGKSEIIQSYILSLAVNFHPHDVAFLLIDYKGGGMANLFKNLPHLLGTITNLDGAQSMRALVSINAELKRRQRLFSENDVNHINQYQKKFKLGEVTEPMPHLFLISDEFAELKSNQPEFMKELVSTARIGRSLGIHLILATQKPSGVVDDQIWSNSRFKLALKVADRSDSMEMLHTPDAAEITQAGRAYLQVGNNEVYELFQSAWSGADYQPEKDDQGIEDHTIYAINDLGQYEILNEDLSGLDQAENIKEVPTELDAIVDNIKTLTQELGIAALPQPWLPPLASQIAVTDLRQEESKDLWNQAPSYKALLGFMDIPSRQAQELTYHDFDEDGHFAVFAGPSMGKSTALQTVTMDLVRHNSPEFLHFYLFDFGTNGLLPLRRLPHVADFFTIDDEEKITKFITRIKAEMASRKKALSRYNVASAKLYRQVSGETMPQIILMIDNYEGLREAQNLANLEATFQNISRDGSALGISLVLSAGRMAALRSSLIANLKERLVLKLTDDSETRTLLGRHQHIMEDLPGRGLIKRDEIDVIQVALPTEGTETYDIISNIQTESDAMNEAWTGPRPKAIPIVPEELTYEDFMAKASVQEDLNNHRLPLGLEMVDVESYSLPLNKFKHLLYMSDSDEGLETLSAHLLKTMLEVPNYHLMIIDALGEFEAYQGQVKTYVGADMISDMADQLCYELEQRKDKVEKTDWFIYIPDFESFVVKTALKLEQIQALLEEGPKLGLHLIIGSSYTYVGTKIDPVLKYVRTNTQEVLLGMRLMDQTFLEKVYNSKEVRPAKDEAYIHNRKTYQKLKLSID, via the coding sequence ATGACGGTAAAAGTTTTTCCACAAGAAATTCTAGTTTGGGGGAATTCAGATTACCAAACCCATTTAACTGAGAAAAGTTCATCTGACTATGCTTATTATCCAGGTTACCCAGATTTTCACCGTTCACCACGTCTTATTTACCGCGCCAGCGAAGATAAAATAACAGTTAACGCGCCAGCTAATGAGCCCAATAAACCAAAAGATGAGCTCATTAAATTGATTATCCCACCATTGGTCATGATTTCAGTTTCAGTTTTGATTTCCATCTTTAGACCTCGCGGGCTTTATATCCTAGCAACCATGTCAATGGCCTTGGTAACTATTATCTTTTCAGTCACAGGTTACTTCAAAAATCGCAAACAGTACAAAATTGACCTGCAAGACCGTATTGATAATTACCATGATTACCTGTCTGATAAGTCTATTGAATTAAATGAATTGGCAAGAAATCAAAAACAAGGGCAATTTTACCACTACCCAACTGTTGATAAATTGACAGAAATGGCTACTCGCTACAACCATCGTATCTATGAAAAAACACCACTGCATTTTGATTTTCTTTACTACAGATTAGGTTTGGGACAAGTTCCAACTGCCTATGATATCCGTTATTCACAACCCGAGCGTTCTGGTAAAAAGGATCCATTGGAACATGAAGGCTACAAGCTTTACGAGGATAATCGTACCATTGATGATATGCCAATTGTTGCTAACCTCTCTCATGGGCCTGTCGGCTATATCGGTCCCCGTGGCTTGGTATTAGAACAGCTCCAATTAATGGTAAATCAACTCGCATTTTTCCATTCTTACCATGATGTGCAATTCATTACAGTTGTCCCAGAAGAAGAAATGGATAAATGGTCATGGATGCGTTGGCTACCACATGCAACCTTGCAAGGAATGAACGTTCGTGGTTTTGTCTACAATCAACGAAGCCGTGATCAAGTGCTCAACAGCCTCAATCAGATTTTAAAATTGAGACGTGCACAACGCGAGGATAAATCAGCCAAAGAAGGTACGCTTTTTAGTCCCCATTATGTGGTTATTGTTACCGATGAAAAGTTGATTTTAGACCACGTTATAATGGAATTCTTCACAGAAGACCCAACATACCTTGGTTGCTCCCTCATCTTTGTCCAAGATGTCATGTCTAGTTTGTCAGAAAATATTAAAACCATTATTAACATCAAAGACAGAAATATCGGTCAATTGGTTATGGAAGAAGGGGAACTTAAAGAAACCGACTTTGAGTTGGACCATTTCCCAGAAAACTATGATAAAGAGAAAATATCACGCCGTCTAGCTCCCCTCAATCACTTACAAAATCTGAAGTCTTCCATCCCTGAAGCTGTTACCTTTATGGAAATGTATGGAGCAGAAGACTTTACAGACCTTAAGGTTGAGCAACGTTGGGAAAGCCATGCCCCTTATAAGAGCCTATCAGTTCCTCTTGGTTTGCGTGGTCAAGACGATATTGTCTACCTCAATTTACATGAAAAAGCGCACGGCCCCCATGGTCTGGTTGCAGGGACAACCGGCTCAGGAAAATCAGAAATTATCCAATCTTACATTTTATCCCTAGCTGTTAACTTCCACCCGCATGATGTGGCCTTTCTCTTGATTGACTACAAGGGTGGTGGAATGGCTAACCTCTTTAAAAACCTGCCACATTTACTGGGAACCATCACTAACCTAGATGGTGCGCAATCCATGCGTGCCCTTGTTTCGATCAATGCGGAATTGAAACGCCGTCAACGCCTCTTCTCAGAAAATGATGTTAACCACATCAACCAGTATCAGAAGAAATTTAAACTTGGCGAAGTGACAGAGCCAATGCCTCATCTCTTCTTAATCTCTGATGAGTTTGCAGAATTGAAGTCCAACCAACCTGAGTTTATGAAGGAGCTAGTTTCAACAGCACGTATCGGGCGTTCTCTAGGGATTCACTTAATCCTTGCGACTCAAAAACCATCTGGTGTAGTTGATGACCAAATCTGGTCCAACTCCCGTTTCAAGTTGGCTCTGAAAGTAGCAGACCGTAGTGACTCTATGGAAATGCTTCATACCCCAGATGCCGCAGAAATCACCCAAGCAGGTCGTGCCTACTTGCAGGTCGGCAATAACGAAGTCTATGAACTCTTCCAATCAGCCTGGTCAGGAGCTGATTACCAGCCAGAGAAAGACGACCAAGGGATTGAAGATCACACCATTTATGCCATCAATGATTTGGGCCAATATGAGATCCTCAACGAAGACTTGTCCGGCTTAGACCAAGCAGAAAACATCAAAGAAGTTCCTACAGAACTGGATGCTATTGTGGATAACATCAAAACCTTAACCCAAGAATTGGGCATCGCAGCCTTACCACAACCGTGGTTGCCACCATTAGCTAGCCAGATTGCTGTTACAGATTTACGTCAGGAAGAATCAAAAGACCTCTGGAATCAAGCCCCTTCTTACAAAGCCTTACTTGGCTTCATGGATATTCCAAGTCGCCAAGCACAAGAGTTAACTTATCATGACTTTGATGAAGATGGTCATTTTGCAGTCTTTGCAGGACCAAGCATGGGTAAATCAACAGCCCTTCAAACAGTTACCATGGACTTAGTCCGTCACAACAGTCCGGAATTCTTGCATTTTTACCTCTTTGATTTTGGAACGAACGGTCTCTTACCATTAAGACGTTTGCCACACGTTGCAGACTTCTTTACCATTGATGACGAAGAAAAAATCACGAAATTTATCACACGCATCAAAGCAGAAATGGCTAGTCGTAAAAAGGCACTTAGCCGTTATAATGTCGCGTCAGCCAAACTTTACCGTCAGGTAAGTGGTGAAACCATGCCTCAAATCATCTTGATGATTGATAACTATGAGGGGCTTCGGGAAGCTCAAAACTTGGCTAACTTGGAAGCGACTTTCCAAAATATCTCCCGTGATGGTTCTGCTTTAGGGATTAGTCTTGTACTTTCAGCAGGGCGCATGGCAGCTTTACGCTCATCACTGATTGCCAACTTAAAAGAACGTCTGGTCTTGAAATTGACAGACGATTCTGAAACACGGACCTTGCTTGGTCGTCACCAACACATCATGGAAGATCTACCAGGCCGTGGCCTTATCAAACGTGATGAGATAGATGTGATACAAGTTGCGCTACCAACAGAAGGCACCGAAACCTATGACATCATCAGCAACATCCAAACTGAAAGTGATGCCATGAATGAAGCTTGGACAGGACCAAGACCAAAAGCCATCCCAATTGTGCCGGAAGAATTGACCTATGAAGACTTTATGGCTAAAGCAAGTGTTCAAGAGGATTTAAACAATCATCGTCTACCACTTGGCCTTGAAATGGTTGATGTTGAAAGCTATAGTTTACCGCTGAATAAGTTTAAGCATCTGCTTTACATGTCTGACTCTGACGAAGGACTTGAGACCTTGAGTGCACATCTCTTGAAAACCATGCTTGAAGTACCTAACTACCATCTCATGATCATCGATGCACTTGGAGAATTTGAGGCCTATCAAGGCCAGGTTAAGACTTATGTTGGTGCGGACATGATTAGTGATATGGCAGATCAGTTGTGTTATGAATTGGAACAGCGCAAAGATAAGGTTGAAAAGACAGACTGGTTTATCTATATCCCAGACTTTGAAAGCTTTGTGGTAAAAACAGCTCTTAAATTAGAACAAATTCAAGCTTTACTAGAAGAAGGACCAAAGTTAGGCCTCCACTTAATTATCGGCTCTTCCTACACCTATGTTGGGACGAAAATTGATCCGGTATTGAAATATGTTCGAACAAACACACAAGAAGTTTTGTTAGGGATGCGCCTCATGGACCAAACTTTCCTTGAAAAGGTGTATAATAGTAAGGAAGTTCGTCCAGCTAAGGATGAAGCTTATATTCATAATAGAAAAACTTATCAAAAATTGAAATTAAGTATCGATTAG
- a CDS encoding TIGR04197 family type VII secretion effector, whose amino-acid sequence MAKIQSDASVASSLATGIQSGASGITAVTAPTKDSSSDYSGNTDAASHIDNELMYSGQIAGKINEFIGLIHSTASEFEAMDQKLNQEIASNTKNTLAATESPIISNPDFQPKYGLF is encoded by the coding sequence ATGGCAAAAATACAAAGTGACGCCTCAGTCGCCAGCAGCCTAGCAACGGGGATTCAATCAGGGGCAAGTGGGATAACAGCTGTAACAGCCCCAACTAAAGACAGCAGTAGTGATTATTCTGGAAATACTGATGCAGCAAGTCATATTGATAATGAGTTAATGTATAGTGGTCAAATTGCTGGAAAAATTAATGAGTTTATTGGGCTTATTCATTCGACAGCCAGTGAATTTGAAGCAATGGACCAAAAGCTAAACCAAGAAATAGCTTCTAACACCAAAAATACACTAGCTGCTACTGAATCTCCTATTATAAGTAATCCTGATTTTCAACCTAAATATGGATTATTTTAA